One segment of Gammaproteobacteria bacterium DNA contains the following:
- a CDS encoding ThiF family adenylyltransferase, whose product MTRDFDYAEAFSRNIGWVTETEQALLRSKRVAIAGMGGVGGAHLLTLARLGIGAFHIADLDAFELANFNRQAGAMLSTLGEPKVEVLARQARDINPQLDLQLFSQGVSIENMDEFLSDVDLFVDGLDFFVPEVRALVFGRCYELGIPAITAGPIGMGAPYLIFLPGGMSFEEYFRLEGLPVERQYVNFLLGLTPKAWHRFYLVDPHRLDLAHRRGPSTPMACQLCAGIVGIEALKILLHRQPVYAAPWYHLFECYRGEYVRSRLRWGNRGPLQTLKRRLAYRAVGQRLAQEAVRPQREPEFVPQTELEQILDLARWAPSGDNTQPWRFEILNERRLVVHGFDTRDEVVYDLQGHASQLALGGVLETINIAAQGQGLRCEAQRREGLPETRPTFDVKFSDISPERHFLEHAIRARVTNRRSFSRQPLDAQRRSILEASVGAGYRVLWLEGRGTLRQMARLLFDNAEIRLTMPEAYSVHKAIIEWNAQFSRDRIPDQAVGLDPVALRLMRWALQSWGRVRFLNTYLGGTLLPRLQLDVLPALNCAAHFVIVAETPLQTVDDYVAGGRAMQRFWLTATDLGLQFQPEMTPLIFASYIYNDVAFSASPRSLERARRLVKRMENLMGLEACRQGVYMGRVGFGPAPVARSLRLPLAQLMAAN is encoded by the coding sequence ATGACACGCGATTTCGATTATGCCGAGGCGTTCAGCCGCAATATCGGTTGGGTAACGGAAACCGAGCAGGCTTTGTTGCGCAGCAAGCGGGTGGCGATCGCCGGCATGGGCGGGGTCGGCGGCGCGCATTTGCTGACCTTGGCTCGGTTGGGCATCGGAGCGTTTCACATCGCGGATCTGGATGCCTTTGAATTGGCTAACTTTAACCGGCAGGCCGGGGCGATGCTCAGTACGCTGGGCGAGCCGAAGGTAGAGGTACTGGCTCGTCAGGCGCGCGATATTAACCCCCAGTTGGATCTCCAGCTTTTTTCTCAAGGAGTCAGCATCGAAAATATGGATGAATTTCTCAGCGATGTCGATTTGTTCGTGGATGGACTGGATTTCTTCGTGCCGGAGGTGCGTGCTTTGGTGTTTGGGCGTTGCTACGAGCTAGGCATTCCAGCCATCACCGCCGGGCCGATCGGGATGGGCGCGCCGTATTTGATTTTCTTGCCGGGTGGGATGAGTTTCGAGGAGTATTTCCGCTTGGAGGGTTTGCCGGTCGAGCGGCAGTATGTGAATTTTCTGTTGGGGTTGACGCCGAAAGCCTGGCATCGTTTTTATTTGGTGGATCCGCATCGGTTGGATTTAGCGCATCGGCGAGGGCCATCGACGCCGATGGCCTGTCAGTTGTGCGCCGGGATTGTCGGAATTGAGGCGCTGAAGATTTTGCTGCATCGTCAGCCGGTTTACGCAGCGCCCTGGTATCACCTGTTTGAATGTTACCGGGGGGAGTATGTGCGCAGTCGGTTGCGCTGGGGGAATCGAGGGCCGCTGCAAACCCTGAAACGGCGTTTGGCGTATCGGGCGGTCGGGCAGCGTCTGGCGCAGGAAGCTGTACGGCCACAGCGCGAGCCGGAATTTGTTCCACAAACCGAGTTGGAGCAGATCCTGGATTTGGCGCGCTGGGCGCCGAGTGGGGACAATACGCAACCGTGGCGCTTCGAAATTCTGAATGAACGGCGCCTGGTGGTGCATGGGTTCGATACCCGCGATGAAGTCGTTTATGACTTGCAAGGTCACGCTAGCCAACTAGCGCTCGGTGGGGTGCTGGAAACGATCAACATTGCAGCGCAAGGACAGGGTTTGCGGTGTGAAGCACAGCGGCGGGAAGGGTTGCCGGAAACCCGGCCTACGTTCGATGTAAAATTTTCCGACATTTCCCCTGAACGACATTTCCTGGAACACGCGATTCGCGCCCGGGTGACTAACCGTCGTTCCTTTAGCCGGCAACCTCTCGACGCGCAGCGACGGAGCATACTGGAAGCCTCGGTTGGGGCAGGTTATCGAGTGCTCTGGCTGGAAGGTCGCGGGACGCTGCGGCAGATGGCGCGTCTGTTATTCGACAACGCGGAAATTCGCCTGACGATGCCAGAAGCCTATTCAGTGCATAAAGCTATCATTGAGTGGAATGCGCAATTTAGCCGGGACCGTATTCCTGATCAGGCGGTGGGTTTGGATCCGGTGGCGCTGCGGCTGATGCGCTGGGCGTTGCAGAGTTGGGGACGGGTGCGTTTTCTGAATACCTATTTGGGGGGTACGCTGTTGCCACGCCTGCAACTGGATGTACTACCGGCTTTGAATTGCGCGGCGCATTTCGTGATTGTGGCGGAAACACCGTTGCAGACGGTGGATGATTACGTGGCCGGCGGGCGGGCGATGCAACGCTTTTGGCTGACGGCGACCGATCTTGGCTTGCAATTTCAGCCGGAGATGACGCCGCTGATTTTTGCTTCCTATATTTATAATGACGTTGCGTTCAGCGCGTCGCCGCGATCGTTGGAACGAGCGCGGCGGCTGGTGAAGCGAATGGAGAATCTGATGGGGCTGGAAGCCTGTCGGCAGGGCGTTTATATGGGACGGGTGGGTTTTGGGCCGGCACCAGTGGCGCGGTCGTTGCGGTTGCCGTTGGCGCAATTAATGGCGGCGAACTGA
- a CDS encoding glycosyltransferase: MSPKRILFVGEAVTLAHVVRPVVLARALDPACCEITLACDDRYLKLFGELPFAWRPVETIPTVKFLDNLAKGRPVYDLDTLRGYVQADLALLDAVKPDIVIGDFRISLGVSARVAGVPYFTITNAYWGPYSQLPFPLPEHPMTQAFGVGLSQALFSLARPLVFALHTLPLNRVRREYGLPKLGYDLRAVYTDADQTLYADIPELIPTTPLPSHHHWLGPVLWSPTVEPPVWWDALPNDQPIIYVALGSSGENERALPVILRGLAELPVTVMAATAGQPLGSAPPQNAYVADFLPGVEAAARAQLVICNGGSLAAQQALAAGAPVLGVVSNMDQHLNMLCLEQAGVGVRLRVGRLTPEVVKTATRRLLEDAHCRQAASRFRQVIEKWDTGRVFGEQIAK, from the coding sequence ATGTCGCCCAAACGCATTCTCTTTGTCGGCGAGGCTGTGACCCTGGCGCATGTTGTGCGGCCGGTGGTGTTGGCGCGGGCGCTGGACCCGGCTTGTTGCGAAATCACCTTGGCTTGTGATGATCGTTATCTGAAGCTGTTTGGGGAATTGCCTTTCGCTTGGCGGCCAGTCGAGACCATCCCTACGGTAAAATTTCTCGACAATCTGGCCAAGGGGCGGCCAGTTTATGATCTCGATACGTTGCGGGGCTACGTCCAGGCTGATCTGGCGCTGCTGGATGCGGTGAAACCCGATATCGTGATCGGTGATTTCCGCATTTCGCTGGGGGTGAGCGCCCGAGTGGCGGGCGTACCCTACTTCACGATTACCAATGCCTATTGGGGACCTTATTCACAGCTGCCGTTCCCTTTGCCCGAGCATCCGATGACCCAGGCGTTCGGCGTGGGTTTGTCGCAGGCGCTGTTTAGTCTGGCGCGGCCCTTGGTGTTCGCGCTGCATACGCTGCCGTTGAACCGGGTGCGGCGGGAGTATGGGTTGCCCAAGCTGGGGTATGACTTGCGGGCGGTGTATACCGATGCCGATCAGACCTTGTATGCGGATATTCCAGAATTGATCCCCACCACGCCGCTGCCGTCGCACCACCATTGGTTGGGGCCGGTGCTGTGGTCGCCTACGGTCGAGCCGCCGGTGTGGTGGGATGCGTTGCCGAATGATCAGCCGATTATCTATGTCGCTCTGGGTAGTTCCGGGGAAAATGAACGGGCCTTGCCCGTGATTTTGCGCGGTTTGGCGGAATTACCGGTCACAGTGATGGCGGCGACCGCTGGGCAACCCTTGGGCAGCGCGCCGCCGCAGAATGCCTATGTGGCGGATTTCCTGCCAGGTGTCGAGGCAGCGGCCCGTGCGCAACTGGTGATCTGCAATGGTGGCAGTCTGGCGGCTCAGCAGGCGCTGGCGGCAGGAGCGCCGGTGTTGGGTGTGGTCAGCAACATGGATCAGCATTTGAACATGCTCTGTCTGGAGCAGGCGGGGGTCGGTGTGCGGCTGCGGGTGGGGCGATTGACCCCAGAAGTCGTTAAGACGGCAACCCGACGCTTGCTGGAGGATGCGCATTGTCGACAGGCAGCGAGCCGGTTCCGGCAGGTCATCGAGAAATGGGATACGGGGCGGGTTTTCGGGGAACAAATCGCTAAATAG